The window CCACTTTTCCTACGTCGCTTAAacccctaaaaccctaaaaaaaaaatttcattaaatgaaaaaaaagctCAATCCCTAGGCTTGTCTTCTCGATCGATTTTCTACCTCAGCACTCAGCAGCACTCGGTTCCATTGCAGTCTCTGTGCAGCTAACAGGTACTTATGTAATTTTCTCAGCTCATTGCattcattttcttctctctgaccaagaaatttgattttttttttggtggtttaTGAGCGGCTGATTCTTTCCAGTTTAGGCTAAAGATTGTAAATTTACTTTAAAGTTTTTGAAATTCATTTTAGGGACTGTAAATTTTGGGTTCGATTCTGGTAGTCCACTCACTTAGTTAAACTTAGACAGTAAGATTTAAGTTCTGGGAATTGaaattgtgtttttaaaattagggttttgaatttggGGGTTCTGGATAGGATGCTTATTGTAGTAAACCGACATGTAGCTCGACAATTTTACGAAGCTGCCACTTTGTTTGTTACCAATTTCATTGTGAGAAAGCAGATTTGAGATATTGTTATTTGTCAGCAAGATTTCATTGACATGAATTTATATTCCCAGTTGGATTCCGGAAGTCGACTCTGTCAGCTGTAAGAAAAAATGGCGGATGTGGTCCAGTACCGGATGGAGCGTATGCTCCCGGAGTTGGACGACCTGGAGAAGGAGGAACTATTCACGAGACGTGAGCTTGCTGAGATTGTCAAGCAGCGTCGCAATTTTGAATTCCGGCTCAAGCGGCCAAGCCCACTCAAGGAGGACTACCTTGCCTACATTGACTACGAGACTAAGGTCGACAAGCTGAGGCACTTGAGGAAAAAGGCAAAGTTGCCTGAGCGGGAAGATAATGAGGAgacgaagatgaagaaaaagaggaagaggaagtcAGTTTCGGACTTTGCTGGTGTCAGGAGGATTCTTGATATTTATAGGCTTGCCGTCACCAGGTTCACTGGCGATCTTGAACTCTGGTTTCGCTACCTAGACTTTTGTAAAGAGCGACGAAATGGTAGGATCAAGGAGGTAATTGTTAACGGTTCTTGTTACCGAGtgaatttaacttaaaaagttAAGTGTTGATTACTGCATTCAAACTTGTTTCTgtagatttatttttatttcggATTTGGGATTGTTCTATAGGTCTTGAATAAGGTAATCGGGTTTCATTCCAAGCAGCCATCTGTTTGGATATATAAAGCTGCTTGGGAATTCGACAACTACTCAAATGTCGAAGCTGCCCGTAATACAATGCTACAGGGGTTGagattttgcaaaaattcagAAGATCTTTGGATAGAGTATCTCCGGATGGAACTCACATTCCTTAATAAACTAAAGGCTCGGAAGGTTGCTCTTGGAGAGGATGAGGGTAGTCTGGTTCGTGATAAGATTAGTGCTGATGAGCAACAAtggaaaagtgaaaacaaagaTTTATACATGCCTCTCaatgaagaaagagaaaatgatGATAATAATGAAGGGTCAGATATCCAAGAAAGCAAGTCAACGAAGAAAGTTGATAAATTAGAAGAGGTAGGTTTTGGCgtgataaaaaccatacacagtGAAGCAGTTAAAGCTCTTCCCTCTAGCTTTACGCTGAGAAAGCGGTTTTTGGAGATCTTGGAACCTATCAACTTGGCTAAGTCTGGGGAAATGCGTGAGGAAGTACTAAGTGACATGAAGAGAGACTTCTCAACAGAACCAGAGTATTGGGATTGGCTTGCTAAATTCGAATACAGTCCTGCAAATACACAGGAGGAGATGAGTGAAGAAATCACATTTTCTCGTATTGGAAAAGCCATTCAGGTATTAAATGCATGCATCACTGACCAAATCCTGTACTACTGGAATTGTTTATTTAGTCTTCTATTGAGTAATTGGTCAACACCTATGCTTTGTTTTGAAACTGAATTAGATTCCGTTTGTATATATCTTATTCCGTGTGTATATATCTTATGTCCCTATCTATAATTATTTGACAAATAAAATGGATGTCATGCTGTGGGTAGGTCTATGAGGATGCCATAAAAGTTTTGCCTTCAGCCATAATGTTCAAGCACTATGCAAAGTTTCTGATGGGTACTGTAGCTCTTCTAATAGGAGACGAGAAGCCTTCTCTAGACAGTCAATCTGCTAGTTATATTTCACGTCTTTTGGGCCTTTACCAAAAGGCTGATACAATCGGGTGCACTAATGAGGAACTTGCCTGTGAGcatatctcattttatttgCAACTTGGAAGAGTGGATGAAGCTCGGAAACTGGCACAAAATCTTTGTTGCGGAAAATTTCCAAATTCGGCAAAGGTACGGGTATTATGGGCCTCGATTGAAATGAAGCACTTCACAAGGGATCTTATTTCTCCGAGCAAAGATAAGCTGCTATCGATCTTTGAACTTGTAAAAGATGGTTTGACAAGACTGTCCATTTCAGAAGCTGAAAGCTTGTGGGTAATGGTATGTTATCCATACCTTTCAATTTGATGAACTCCAACTATGACTGTAATTACCAACTGTGAGAAATTACCAATTATCTTGGTGAGAACAGTTTTAACGTTACCCCATATTGCAGGCCCTTAAATTCTTTGCCATTCAAAAACATTATTTTAACATGTTGGTTGAGGTTGCTGTTACATCGTTAATTGAATATCGTGGCAGTGACGAAGGATTTTCCCTCTCTTCTgttattgttaattttgttcTTCAAAAAGATGGAATTGCACATGCTAGAGAGATGTATAAGCGGTAGGCCCTTTCTTCCATTATTATATTTCATCTTAGATTATGCAGTTTGCCTACAAAGAAGTGTCTAAGCTTGCATCAGTTGAATTTCAGCTTTACAGGCTTACCACGCCCTGGGCTAGTTCTATATAGGACCTGCATTGAATTGGAAACAAACCTTGCATCAAATGGTGATAAAACTGGTCTTGAAAATGCCCGGAAGTTGTATTTTTCTGCATTACAGACTTACGACCAAGATTCAAGCTTGTGGCGAGATTTCTGGCTTATGGAGACCAAGGTGAGATTTCCTCTGGCTTATGCAAGCATCTCTAGAATCTAGAAAAACTACAATTTCCTTTTGTAACAAGAAGGctacttttctttttccagaTTGTTTTCTTGGACATAATTAAGCAAATGAATTGCGATTCTGCGAACGACACTATCGTTTTGTTCTAGTTTGTAATCCGATATCAGGACTTGCTTAATCTACTAAGGACCTTATTTCTTTCCTCAAATTTACAGATGGGAACATCAAAGACAGCTTCTGATGTATCTTGGCGTGCGCGCAAGACTCTAAAAGACAGTAGTGCACTTTCGTTGCCAGATTTGTGATATTAGTAATGCAGACTGCTCTTCAATTGTAACTTGTAAGCCTTTGAATTTAGTTGTTTCTTCGGTCAGTATTCATGTGAATTTAGTTTAATAGACAAATAATTCATACTTTTATCTCGTGTCAACGGAATTGAGTAAAATAGTTATAAATTCagtttttacattaaaaatgttATTGCCTGAATGATTGCAGCAATCTCTTGCCTTGTGAATAATTGCTCCAGGTCGGCCAACTCCATCAATTTCAATACTCCATGTTCTTGGCCAGTTGAAGGCGATGGAGTGGTGATTTCCGAAGAGAAGAATAGCTAGCATCCCCACATAGCCATCCATTCATTGAACGCTTACATTCTCAACAAAACTTAACTGGGAATTAATACCAGAAATTTCCCTTACTATTTCATCAAGTGCATCTTCATCTTTGAGCATTGCTGTATGAGAC of the Pyrus communis chromosome 1, drPyrComm1.1, whole genome shotgun sequence genome contains:
- the LOC137741063 gene encoding uncharacterized protein, producing the protein MADVVQYRMERMLPELDDLEKEELFTRRELAEIVKQRRNFEFRLKRPSPLKEDYLAYIDYETKVDKLRHLRKKAKLPEREDNEETKMKKKRKRKSVSDFAGVRRILDIYRLAVTRFTGDLELWFRYLDFCKERRNGRIKEVLNKVIGFHSKQPSVWIYKAAWEFDNYSNVEAARNTMLQGLRFCKNSEDLWIEYLRMELTFLNKLKARKVALGEDEGSLVRDKISADEQQWKSENKDLYMPLNEERENDDNNEGSDIQESKSTKKVDKLEEVGFGVIKTIHSEAVKALPSSFTLRKRFLEILEPINLAKSGEMREEVLSDMKRDFSTEPEYWDWLAKFEYSPANTQEEMSEEITFSRIGKAIQVYEDAIKVLPSAIMFKHYAKFLMGTVALLIGDEKPSLDSQSASYISRLLGLYQKADTIGCTNEELACEHISFYLQLGRVDEARKLAQNLCCGKFPNSAKVRVLWASIEMKHFTRDLISPSKDKLLSIFELVKDGLTRLSISEAESLWVMALKFFAIQKHYFNMLVEVAVTSLIEYRGSDEGFSLSSVIVNFVLQKDGIAHAREMYKRFTGLPRPGLVLYRTCIELETNLASNGDKTGLENARKLYFSALQTYDQDSSLWRDFWLMETKMGTSKTASDVSWRARKTLKDSSALSLPDL